In a genomic window of Taeniopygia guttata chromosome 13, bTaeGut7.mat, whole genome shotgun sequence:
- the PANK3 gene encoding pantothenate kinase 3 isoform X2: MKIKDAKKPSFPWFGMDIGGTLVKLAYFEPIDITAEEEQEEVESLKSIRKYLTSNVAYGSTGIRDVHLELKDLTIFARRGNLHFIRFPTHDLPTFIQMGRNKNFSTLHTVLCATGGGAYKFEEDFRTIGNLQLHKLDELDCLVKGLLYIDSVSFNGQAECYYFENASDPERCQKMPFNLDDPYPLLVVNIGSGVSILSVHSKDNYKRVTGTSLGGGTFLGLCSLLTGCESFEEALEMASKGDSTHADKLVRDIYGGDYERFGLPGWAVASSFGNMIYKEKRESVSKEDLARAILVTITNNIGSIARMCAVNEKINRVVFVGNFLRVNTLSMKLLAYALDYWSKGQLKALFLEHEGYFGAVGALLGLPNFS; the protein is encoded by the exons ATGAAGATCAAGGATGCCAAGAAGCCGT CTTTCCCATGGTTTGGCATGGACATTGGGGGAACGTTGGTCAAACTTGCCTATTTTGAACCTATTGACATCactgcagaggaggagcaggaggaagtggaAAGCCTGAAGAGCATCCGCAAGTACCTGACTTCCAATGTCGCCTACGGATCCACTGGCATTCGGGATGTCCACCTGGAGCTGAAAGACTTAACGATTTTTGCTCGAAGAGGAAACTTGCACTTTATTCGGTTCCCAACTCATGATTTGCCTACCTTTATCCaaatgggaagaaataaaaacttctcAACACTACACACGGTGCTCTGTGCCACCGGTGGTGGCGCCTACAAGTTCGAGGAAGACTTTCGCACA ATTGGAAACCTCCAGCTGCACAAACTGGATGAGCTTGACTGCCTTGTCAAAGGCTTATTGTACATAGACTCTGTCAGCTTCAATGGCCAGGCAGAGTgctattattttgaaaatgccTCAGATCCCGAGAGATGCCAAAAGATGCCTTTTAACCTGGATGATCCATACCCATTGCTGGTTGTTAACATTGGTTCAGGAGTCAGTATTTTATCAGTCCATTCCAAAGACAACTATAAAAGAGTAACTGGAACAAG TCTAGGTGGAGGGACCTTTCTTGGGTTATGCAGTTTGCTGACAGGCTGTGAAAGTTTTGAAGAAGCTCTGGAAATGGCATCCAAAGGAGACAGCACACACGCTGACAAGCTGGTTCGGGATATTTATGGTGGGGACTATGAAAGATTTGGTTTACCAGGATGGGCTGTAGCATCCAG TTTTGGGAATATGATCTACAAAGAGAAGAGGGAGTCTGTCAGTAAAGAAGATCTTGCTAGAGCCATATTGGTCACCATCACCAATAACATTGGCTCTATTGCCCGGATGTGTGCAGTAAATGAG aaaataaacagagTTGTGTTTGTTGGCAACTTTCTGCGTGTGAATACTTTGTCAATGAAGCTTCTTGCATATGCACTGGATTACTGGTCAAAAGGTCAGCTGAAGGCCTTGTTCCTAGAACATGAG gggTACTTTGGAGCTGTTGGTGCTCTGCTTGGGCTGCCAAATTTCAGTTGA
- the PANK3 gene encoding pantothenate kinase 3 isoform X1 codes for MDPGDARRDASRSSFPWFGMDIGGTLVKLAYFEPIDITAEEEQEEVESLKSIRKYLTSNVAYGSTGIRDVHLELKDLTIFARRGNLHFIRFPTHDLPTFIQMGRNKNFSTLHTVLCATGGGAYKFEEDFRTIGNLQLHKLDELDCLVKGLLYIDSVSFNGQAECYYFENASDPERCQKMPFNLDDPYPLLVVNIGSGVSILSVHSKDNYKRVTGTSLGGGTFLGLCSLLTGCESFEEALEMASKGDSTHADKLVRDIYGGDYERFGLPGWAVASSFGNMIYKEKRESVSKEDLARAILVTITNNIGSIARMCAVNEKINRVVFVGNFLRVNTLSMKLLAYALDYWSKGQLKALFLEHEGYFGAVGALLGLPNFS; via the exons ATGGATCCCGGAGATGCCCGCAGAGACGCGTCTCGCTCCT CTTTCCCATGGTTTGGCATGGACATTGGGGGAACGTTGGTCAAACTTGCCTATTTTGAACCTATTGACATCactgcagaggaggagcaggaggaagtggaAAGCCTGAAGAGCATCCGCAAGTACCTGACTTCCAATGTCGCCTACGGATCCACTGGCATTCGGGATGTCCACCTGGAGCTGAAAGACTTAACGATTTTTGCTCGAAGAGGAAACTTGCACTTTATTCGGTTCCCAACTCATGATTTGCCTACCTTTATCCaaatgggaagaaataaaaacttctcAACACTACACACGGTGCTCTGTGCCACCGGTGGTGGCGCCTACAAGTTCGAGGAAGACTTTCGCACA ATTGGAAACCTCCAGCTGCACAAACTGGATGAGCTTGACTGCCTTGTCAAAGGCTTATTGTACATAGACTCTGTCAGCTTCAATGGCCAGGCAGAGTgctattattttgaaaatgccTCAGATCCCGAGAGATGCCAAAAGATGCCTTTTAACCTGGATGATCCATACCCATTGCTGGTTGTTAACATTGGTTCAGGAGTCAGTATTTTATCAGTCCATTCCAAAGACAACTATAAAAGAGTAACTGGAACAAG TCTAGGTGGAGGGACCTTTCTTGGGTTATGCAGTTTGCTGACAGGCTGTGAAAGTTTTGAAGAAGCTCTGGAAATGGCATCCAAAGGAGACAGCACACACGCTGACAAGCTGGTTCGGGATATTTATGGTGGGGACTATGAAAGATTTGGTTTACCAGGATGGGCTGTAGCATCCAG TTTTGGGAATATGATCTACAAAGAGAAGAGGGAGTCTGTCAGTAAAGAAGATCTTGCTAGAGCCATATTGGTCACCATCACCAATAACATTGGCTCTATTGCCCGGATGTGTGCAGTAAATGAG aaaataaacagagTTGTGTTTGTTGGCAACTTTCTGCGTGTGAATACTTTGTCAATGAAGCTTCTTGCATATGCACTGGATTACTGGTCAAAAGGTCAGCTGAAGGCCTTGTTCCTAGAACATGAG gggTACTTTGGAGCTGTTGGTGCTCTGCTTGGGCTGCCAAATTTCAGTTGA